The following is a genomic window from Corvus hawaiiensis isolate bCorHaw1 chromosome 5, bCorHaw1.pri.cur, whole genome shotgun sequence.
ACTCCTATTTACACAACAAACAACATCTGCCTCTGGTGCTGgcacatgaaaaataaaggctGGTTTTCAAAAGGGAAGACTGACgaaaataaaaacatagcaCAAAAGGGAtctgaaaaaatactgtatggattttcatcttctgtctcaaataaattaacatttcaTGGCCATCTCCCAGGCAATTCAAACTAAGATACAGGAAAGTCTCCAGAAAACCATCACAAGTAATTCACTCAAAAAGTGCACAGAAAAGAAGTTCCCCTCAGACAAAGATGACAATCCTCAAAGTTAAGTTGCCCTGGCTTACAAAAGTGCAACACAACAAAGCTATTTCTGATTCCATTTTTAACCCAGTGTTGATCAAAAGCCACACCTTGTGTGGTTtactgcaaaaaaccccaaaccccacacaaCAACCTCAATTCTGGAATAAGCAGCCTCCACTGATAAAGTTTTCATAACTTCTTGGCTTTGTCTCTTTCCATtacaaggcaaacaaaaaaaaaatttggaaaatgagCTAACTTAGCCTTCGGTCCTTTAGTTTATTAAgttcctttgaggaaaaaaaaaaattcagttatcTGAGTTATATTTGACATCTGTTATGGAAAGAACTTCCTGAACATCTCCAGTTCATGACAAATTGCACATTTAACTTTACTATACAGACACTGCAATATTGACAAAGTTCTGCCATGGATTAAATTATTCTAAGGCTTTTCCTAAGGCAAGCAACAGCCAGGCCTGTCTGATAGGCTGGATGGAGGCTAATTAGTCTTCACGTAGTTATCGTGACAGATGTGTCACAGCTCTTGAGAGGAATCTCCAACCAATTATTTTAGGGCTTCAGCATTTCAGTGTAGAAGCATCAGATGTTTCAATTGACACAGCTAGAACTATCTTCAGGCTTTTTTGCCTTTCTCATGCTGACCAGGTTTAAATTCACTACATTTCAAGACTAAAGGAAGTTCTGAACTGTGCACTGATGAAAGCAGACAGCTCAAGAGCAGACTGTACTGACCTGATATCGTCCTCAAAAACAACAAACGCATTTCTGCAAGTGGTACCCAACCATTTCCCTGAGCACCCACACCAGTAAGACAAGTGACACATGAGACCTCCCGTTTCTGGGGAACGCAGCACTGGACTGCGAGTCCACTGTACAAGCCTGcttcctttgctccaggcttcAGACAGGATGATTTCCATCCCTAGGCTGTCACTGCTCCATCTTTTGCAGTTCTCATTGCTGCAATGAAACTTTTGTTAATTACAGTACCTGCTGCTGCTAATCTCTGTTATTGGTAGAGCTGTTTGTTCAAAGGAAACAGACCACATTCCATCAGCTCCTGCCTTGATGGCCAGGATGTGGCTCCTTACTTGCGTTATACTTCCACCTTGTGACAAACTTATTTCAGTGCATGGCCCATTTCAGGCAGCTTTCATTTAGCACCAAGGGCAAACCCTCCTCATCACGAACACTGCTGTTCATTACAAATAcaaccaaaacattttttcctccataaCTCTCAGCACCTGCCCCAGTTTTGCTGTTTTATAGATACAAAAGagtttcagtttcattttttttctttgcaagttTTATCACTGCAAAAATACCACTTTGCCAGCTACTCCCCAGTGATACCTCAGTGAGATTTGACAACAAATTAcgagaagggaaataaaaaacccaagaacTTAGTCAAGGCTTTTAGGACCTTCACACAAAACTCACCTGGAACATTAGGGCcagaacagaaaacataaacaaaattttaagGCAAAACCTGGAATCACTATGAGAAAGTCTATAGCATCATCTCCTACATAGCATAATTTTGCATGATACAGGGGATGAAAGTATGTAACTCAAGGCAAACCAGTGCAACATGCTAAAAAAATCAAGGTAATTCAACTGGATAAATTATGTGAAATGCCCTGAAACACCATTCTGACGGATCATTAGAACAGGCAAGATTAACATATGAAATTATTCTCGGGgtttctttttatctttaaaatgaaCTGCAGGTTCAACAAAACAATTGACATCTCAAGTAAACCTTCATTATGCATGTCCTCTTTCAAGAGTTTATGTCCCTAAGGTACATGTGCAGTCCAGAACTATTAAACTCTTTCCTCTTACATGGACTGTATATGAGGAGTGGGACAAAGCTGTCACCTACCTGGGAGAGGTAGCTGAACTAATAAACCACTAACTCTTGAATCCTTGTTGAGTTTTGCCGTCATATCCAAGAGCTCCTCCTGTGAAATGTCTTTAGGCCTCAGTATGATCTCACTAGAGATGCCTGATAAAAACAAGCAACAGAAGACATGTCAGAATAAGGAAATTGAGCGATGTGCAGCTTAGTCATTTAGTCCAAAAAATCTGTCTGATGCTTAACAAGCGTTTCCTAGCAACATTTTAAGACACAAAATGAAACTTATGGCTCCCATTCAAATCACATTAAAACTACCTTCTTCATATATCCATGCAACTTCTTTTCTTTAGGTCCATCAGAAAATACATGGAAGAAATTAGTGCAAAATTTATTTAAGACACTAAGGGGATTcctcctgctttatttttttctttttaaacaagagCATCATGCACGTCCCAAAGGATCACTTATATGACAtacccacagctgcagctgcttttatCTTGTTCCTGACATAGATGTGACTGGCTGGATTGTCTCCTACTAATATGACAGTGAGGTGAGGCCTCTGGTTCCCAGCGGATATCCATGATTCTACATCCCTTCGAACTTCTTTCAAAACCTGGTGAGCAAGCTTTGTCCCTGAGATAACGGTTGCTTCGTCACTATAAAGACAAAAAGATACACATTATTTAGGTCTAAAATTTCGCCAAGAAGACACATTTAAGCGTGTGATCTACCATTTTAAACACTGCCAAATGTTTTGATTCATTTGCtagcatttaaaatgttatttgaaaaacattaaCACACTACAAATCTACATGGGAAGTGTTTCCCCACTCTCTTACTGAAGAGCAGGGATGTGCCATCAGTGCACACGGAAGAGGAGCTCACCAGCCACAACTCACCTTCCCAACACACATAGCCAGCCACGTAAGCTTACATGAACGCCTGCATTTTGGAATAAAACATGAGAACGTTCCTATGCCCTTAGGTTTTACTGGCTTAAGGAACATCTACGCACTTCCCTCCCCAAACTTCCTTAAAAATGGATTTGACATGGGATTATTTACACTATTCTTTTTCCAAGCCTCAGTGGTATGAATATTTCTCATATTTCATagctgctgggaaggaagaTGGTAAATAGCATTTCTCACAtctgtaaaatacaaaaatagtaAATACTGAAATATGTTGATGCTTCTTAGGTTTAGAATCTAAATAGCTTAAGTCCTTTGATGGAAATATCATACAAGAACTGCATGAACAAATACAGCATCGCCTGTACAGAAAGCTTATGCTGCAGCAGGCTATTCAAGATACTGAAACTAAGAtgtgaattattattattttaaattttatatacaTTAAAATCTTGACCAGGTGTTGGTCAATGACAGGTTTGATGACAGATTTGTGACAGATTTCATGATCAAGTTAAATGACAGACTTAATATGTGTTACTACACCACCCTGTCCCACTGTTATCCCACCCACCCATGGATGCTCTTACTCGGAACCCAGAGTGGATTTACAACAAAAAATTCACGTCCTGAATTCTTCTTGTTTATGAATTCAGTGACTTGCAAGACATGACAGAAACAAAGATCTGAGCTGCTACTTTAGATCCATTTGTGCACTAAAAGCCTGAGATCATATCGAGCATCACAACAGGACCTTACATGTCCCATATATACCACATGAACACCTCTGGAAATTTTTAGTGCAGGAACATGTATGTTTCGCAGAACTGGAAAGAACAGTTACTAGCAGCACAGAACAGAAGTAGGATATGCACTGATCAAGAAATACCGCTATTTCTCCCAAAACTGGCAGAATAAATTCTTGATACACAGAACAACCAAGGTGTCAGATGCTTATTTCATCCTGTTCAGCTCacttatcttttctttcttgaaatcACAAAGACAGTGCTGTCACCATAGGCACTGCTGATCCACTGAATCTCTTCAGTCAACTTTCAGCCAGGACTTAAGGCAATTATGTATAAATGAAAAAGCTGACAAGCAGGAGCTCAGAGAGACCCTCCCATGCACACCCAGGCaagagctcagagctgcagtgctgcaaaaCCAACACCAGAATCTCTGTGCAGGCAGTGCAATAAATTAAACACAGGGGATGACTGCTGTCGGCACACTGATCCCCACTGCACCAAAGCATGCCCTCTTTGCCACCAAATGATGAATATATACAGTAATTCTGTATAAATCCACTGACAAGCTCTTTAAGTTACCAAGAGCAAGCAAATGTGTACTCACAGATTCCCCTCTGGGAGCGGGCAGGAAGGTCACATCGCAAGGGCTACTTCAGTTTCAGGGGCACTGCTTAAATCCCCGATGGATCACCAAGGCCAGGGCCGCCGCCCACTCGCCGCCCGCCCTCCCGCTGGTTCTTCCCCATTTCCCCGGGAAGAACCGCGGAACGCAGCGGGGATCCGAGGGCATCCACCCCGAAGGGCGATCGCGGGGGACCCGAGCCCACTGATCCCTCAGGCGTTTCGCGCCCTTTGGACCCGCCGCGCCATGAGGGGTACGAGGATGAggatgagaaggaggaaggaggagaatgaagaggaaaaagaccCGATCGGCGCCACGTACCTGGCCGCGCTACgaggggagctgctggtgctgcgAGTGAGGGCTCGCCACCGCCTCAGGGGCGCCCAGCCCGGGCGCAGCAGCGCGGCAGGGGAGAAGGAGGCAGAAGAGAACAAGGCTGTAGCGGCCGCCGCCATTTCGGTCGGTCCCCACGGACGCAAGCGCCGCCGCAACCAAGCGAAGAAGGGAGGAGGCGGGGCCACTGCCGGCAGCGGGatcgcggcggggcgggcggagcTCAGGGACGAGCGGAGCTGATGGAAGGGCCGTGCTGGGGGCGGGAGATGCTGAGCGACGCGCGGCGCTCTGGGCAGGGCGGTGCTAAGGGCCGGAGATCGTGAGGGCGGGCGGACCTGAGGGACGGGAGACGCTGAGGCACGGGCGGAGCCGCCGGTCGATGTGACAGGGACGTCGAGCCTCACGGAACAGCTGGAGCCACGCAGACGATACCCCCAAACCCGGGCTTCGGCTGCAGCCTTTGGCTCTCGTGAGCTGCTGTTCCCCTCGCAATTGGGAGTGGGCAGACGCAGAGCTCCACAGACAAGAATCGATGTCCCTCATAGTTTTTCCCTGCACCCTCGTGTGTTCTGAGGGGAAAGTCTAATGGAATTACTTGCAACTTGCATAATGGTGCCTTCTGTCACGTTCAATGGCAGATTTTATAGTAAAAAATTCGTCTGTGCAgagtggaagaagaaaacaagccGAGATCTGAAATAGCATATAAAAAACATGCCAAAACAATAACAGCACCCTCACAGCCTCCTGACAGTGGGCAAATTCCCTTATAAAGTTGGGAAAAGCTTTGGAAAGATGTGTCAGCTTAGTGAGGATCCATGTTCTGCTATGGTCCTGGCAAAGTTTTTGTTGAGTTAGGTAAAGGAATGTGGCTCAGGTGCTTCCACAGACAGTGTGCGTGCCGGGTTTTAATGGCTTGTCCTTTCTAAAATAATATTCTTATCAAATTATACCGTAACATAAAAACACCCCATTGTCCGCCCGTCCCTCAGCACCGCCCTTCCCTCAGCATCTCCCGCCCTCAGCATCTCCCGTCCCCCGCGCACCCGGTCCCGCTACTTGCCCCGGCTCTTCCCCTCGTCGCTTGGTTGCGCCGCCGCTTCCACCTGTGGACACCGACCGACATGGCTGCGGCCACCACAGGGTTTTGCTCCTCCTTCTGCTGTTCCCGGGCTGGGCGCCGCCGAGGCGAACCCTCACCCTCCCGACGCCCCGGGCCGGCTGCAGCGCCAGCAGCGCCCCTCGCAGAGCCGCCAGGTACGCGGCGCCGATCGGGGAGTTTTCCTCCTCGCTCCTTCCTCATCATCCTTCTCATCCTGCTCGTCCCCCTCACGCTGTGGCGGGAAGCGCGCGGCGGGCAAAAAGGGCGCGAAACGCCTGAGGGGACGGCGAGAAACATTTTGTCAGTATTTGGTGGAGGATCGAATGTGAAACAAAGGTTCTGGTATTAATTTTAGAAacgaaataaaataaatacccGTAAAAATAGTGATAAACATTTATAATGCCTTTCACAAATATTACTGGATCATTTAAATGCATGTTTTCACGGAGaaacaaggaaataatttagGTCTGATTTAGCTGAAATAGCAGTTTATGTACTACAAAGTAAGCGGTAGACAGTAACTATTCCTACTAGAAATAGTAACAACTCTTTCTATATAGTGACAGTCTCCAAATTCTGTAATATATTTGCGTAAGTGTGTGCTATTTTGACTTTTTCACTGGTTTTCATCGTTAGTCAAACGAACCAGGCAGTCCATGTGAATTGCAAGGAATATAAAATGTGCTCTAAATTTAAGCAGATTCTGCTCAGACTTTGCCATTTCCCAGTGCAGCTCAGATCAGCTCAATTTGTAATAGTGAGGAGTGACAATGAGGTGTCTAGTTGGTGCTTGa
Proteins encoded in this region:
- the MTHFD2L gene encoding bifunctional methylenetetrahydrofolate dehydrogenase/cyclohydrolase 2, mitochondrial isoform X3, with amino-acid sequence MAAAATALFSSASFSPAALLRPGWAPLRRWRALTRSTSSSPRSAASDEATVISGTKLAHQVLKEVRRDVESWISAGNQRPHLTVILVGDNPASHIYVRNKIKAAAAVGISSEIILRPKDISQEELLDMTAKLNKDSRVSGLLVQLPLPDHIDERTVCNAIAPEKDVDGFHIMNIGRLCLDQPSIIPATAAAVWEIIKRTGIQTFGKNVLVAGRSKNVGMPISMLLHTDGEHERPGGDATVTITHRYTPKEQLKIHTQLADIVIVAAGQDQETTYLSHI